From one Candidatus Micrarchaeota archaeon genomic stretch:
- the top6B gene encoding DNA topoisomerase VI subunit B, translated as METRKAEDIFKEFKEHSIAEFFKKNRQMLGYSGKVRSLVTVVHEWVTNSIDASEEANILPSVSVSVKQVAEDKYRISVSDNGPGIPRNYIGRALATILAGTKFHRYIQQRGQQGIGAAGCTLFSQITTGKQIFAKSSTGTGKAYSCSIAIDTVRNRPVVSDMAPIDEDFRGLYVEGEFAEVKYENGDHGIYEYIRRTALSNPHIEIKYTDPEGKENVFVRAIEKMPERPKPTKPHPLGLSVNDLLEFAQVSESRKVGSFLVDTFSRVTPNKVGELRELAASVDFDKDPRSLTWPDAEELIKAFAKVKWMFPDATQIKPIGEEQIRIALRNILDPEYMSVVERKPAVFKGGIPFVVEAAVAFGGTAGKRTSEGYSGTILRFSNRVPLLFDSGSCAITVAAKDVQWKRYNIDLDSQPVSILVNVSSAHIPYSGVGKESISQEDEIMEEIKLAIMEAARGVQRYISGKQRMHEEASRYNTIMRYTKQLAQDLGEMTGEDRKVLERKIEELVAKHYPKAKKEEEQEKEYDELSVKSDSDEKKDKE; from the coding sequence ATGGAGACCAGGAAAGCAGAGGACATATTCAAGGAATTCAAGGAGCATTCCATAGCGGAGTTCTTCAAGAAGAACAGGCAGATGCTGGGATATTCCGGGAAGGTGCGATCGCTGGTTACTGTTGTCCACGAATGGGTGACCAACTCGATAGACGCATCGGAAGAGGCCAACATACTGCCCTCTGTGAGCGTTTCGGTGAAGCAGGTGGCGGAGGACAAGTACAGGATATCCGTATCGGACAACGGCCCCGGGATACCAAGGAACTACATAGGAAGGGCGCTTGCAACGATACTCGCAGGCACAAAGTTCCACAGGTACATACAGCAGCGCGGCCAGCAGGGCATAGGCGCAGCAGGGTGCACGCTGTTCTCCCAGATAACGACGGGCAAGCAGATATTCGCTAAGTCCTCAACAGGCACAGGGAAGGCCTATTCATGCAGCATAGCGATAGACACGGTCAGGAACAGGCCCGTGGTCAGCGACATGGCACCCATAGACGAGGATTTCAGGGGCCTGTACGTTGAGGGCGAATTCGCAGAGGTGAAGTACGAGAACGGGGACCACGGGATATACGAGTACATAAGGAGGACTGCCCTCTCCAACCCCCACATAGAGATAAAATACACGGATCCCGAGGGCAAGGAGAACGTGTTCGTGAGGGCCATAGAAAAGATGCCGGAGCGCCCGAAGCCCACCAAGCCGCACCCGCTCGGATTGTCAGTCAACGACCTGCTCGAGTTCGCGCAGGTCAGCGAAAGCAGGAAGGTTGGATCGTTCTTAGTAGATACGTTCTCAAGGGTCACGCCAAACAAGGTCGGGGAGCTCAGGGAGCTAGCGGCAAGCGTTGATTTCGACAAGGACCCCAGGTCGCTCACCTGGCCTGACGCGGAGGAGCTGATAAAGGCTTTCGCGAAGGTGAAGTGGATGTTCCCGGATGCAACACAGATCAAGCCGATAGGCGAGGAGCAGATAAGGATAGCACTGAGGAACATACTTGACCCGGAATACATGAGCGTAGTTGAGAGGAAGCCCGCGGTTTTCAAGGGCGGGATACCTTTCGTTGTTGAAGCGGCAGTTGCGTTCGGCGGCACCGCAGGCAAGAGGACATCCGAGGGATATTCCGGCACAATACTGAGGTTCTCCAACAGGGTGCCGCTGCTGTTCGATAGCGGCTCCTGCGCTATAACCGTTGCAGCCAAGGACGTGCAGTGGAAAAGGTACAACATAGACCTGGATAGCCAGCCTGTGAGCATACTGGTAAACGTCTCCTCGGCGCACATCCCGTATTCCGGGGTTGGAAAGGAATCCATATCACAGGAAGACGAGATAATGGAGGAGATAAAGCTCGCGATAATGGAGGCTGCGAGGGGCGTGCAGAGGTACATAAGCGGGAAGCAGCGCATGCATGAAGAAGCATCCCGCTACAACACCATAATGAGGTACACCAAGCAGCTCGCGCAGGACCTTGGCGAGATGACAGGCGAGGACCGGAAGGTGCTGGAAAGGAAGATAGAGGAGCTCGTCGCAAAGCACTATCCCAAGGCGAAGAAGGAGGAGGAGCAGGAAAAGGAATACGACGAGCTGTCGGTGAAATCAGACTCCGACGAAAAAAAGGATAAGGAATAA
- a CDS encoding MFS transporter codes for MMEKLKNNTLVVIFFIIFVDLLGFGILIPVIPLLLADPASQYFLLSGAGSVASGYILLGLLTAIYPLMMFLAAPILGQLSDRFGRKKLLAISVAGSAIAYIIFALGILFRNIPMLFISRAFDGITGGNIAIAQASIADVTEPKDRAKNFGLIGAAFGLGFIIGPFLGGELSNPALVSWFSASTPFYFAAMLSFTELMLILLVLPETLKERAKALHVSMLRSIENIIQVYKHKSVRAVLSTVFLFQMGFTFFTTFIAVFYINKFGFTQGSIGNLFAYIGIWIAFTQLFITRKLPANREYQILRISLIATAIALFLVVIPTAPWQLLVIYPIFAIFNGITQAYLTGLVSRSADRSIQGQILGINSSVAAFAQMIPPVIAGFMAAAFSPVFPLYIASGIALVAAAVFWIFCRPEHAVVGETGDNSVHEGMAPH; via the coding sequence ATGATGGAAAAGCTGAAGAACAACACCCTAGTGGTAATATTCTTTATAATATTCGTGGACCTGCTGGGCTTCGGCATACTCATACCGGTAATACCGCTTTTGCTCGCTGATCCGGCATCGCAGTACTTCCTGCTTTCCGGGGCCGGCTCGGTTGCAAGCGGATACATACTGCTTGGACTGCTTACGGCCATATACCCGCTCATGATGTTCCTGGCTGCGCCGATACTCGGGCAGCTTTCCGACAGGTTCGGGAGGAAGAAGCTGCTTGCGATCTCCGTTGCCGGGAGCGCGATAGCCTACATAATATTCGCCCTCGGGATACTCTTCAGGAACATACCAATGCTTTTCATATCCCGCGCATTTGACGGGATAACGGGCGGGAACATCGCCATCGCCCAGGCTTCCATAGCCGACGTGACGGAGCCCAAGGACAGGGCCAAGAACTTCGGCCTGATAGGCGCTGCGTTCGGCCTTGGGTTCATAATAGGGCCGTTCCTCGGGGGCGAGCTTTCCAATCCGGCACTGGTAAGCTGGTTCAGCGCATCCACGCCGTTTTACTTCGCCGCGATGCTCAGCTTCACCGAGCTAATGCTCATACTGCTCGTGCTTCCAGAAACGCTCAAGGAGAGGGCAAAGGCGCTGCATGTCAGCATGCTAAGATCGATAGAGAACATAATACAGGTATACAAGCACAAGAGCGTGCGCGCTGTCCTAAGCACCGTATTCCTGTTCCAGATGGGCTTCACCTTCTTCACCACCTTCATTGCGGTGTTCTACATAAACAAGTTCGGGTTCACGCAGGGCAGCATAGGCAACCTTTTCGCGTACATAGGCATATGGATAGCATTCACCCAGTTGTTCATAACAAGGAAACTCCCTGCTAACAGGGAATACCAGATATTGAGGATATCGCTAATAGCTACTGCGATCGCGCTCTTCCTTGTTGTGATCCCCACGGCACCGTGGCAGCTTCTAGTCATATACCCGATATTCGCGATATTCAACGGCATAACCCAGGCCTACCTCACAGGCCTGGTAAGCAGATCAGCGGACAGGTCCATACAGGGCCAGATACTTGGGATAAATTCAAGCGTGGCTGCGTTCGCGCAGATGATACCGCCGGTTATTGCGGGATTCATGGCGGCAGCATTTTCACCGGTGTTCCCGCTGTACATCGCATCAGGCATAGCGCTTGTTGCGGCCGCGGTATTCTGGATTTTCTGCAGGCCTGAGCATGCGGTAGTCGGGGAAACAGGAGATAACAGCGTGCATGAAGGCATGGCCCCGCACTGA
- a CDS encoding serine protein kinase RIO: MARRVSRRKEPSRDFYTLKEQNKIDSGIFDTKTMVYLSKFYNKGIIGKLDFMIAKGKEANVYVAQPGTSDIVSGSKFIAIKFFRVETTSFFNMQNYIVGDPRFSKIRLTKRNIVKAWCMKEMGNLRIAKSAGIPSPRPYMANGSILAMEFIGNDDGVPAPQLKDAFLDNPGAFLDIVIDQARKLYRAGLVHADLSEYNILVHEGEPHMIDFGQAVILKHPNAQPFLERDVKNMLSYFSKRYSIDMNPEKVLERIKG; encoded by the coding sequence ATGGCAAGGAGAGTATCGAGGAGGAAGGAACCCAGCAGGGATTTCTACACGCTCAAGGAGCAGAACAAGATAGACTCCGGAATATTCGATACTAAGACGATGGTATACCTGAGCAAGTTCTACAACAAGGGCATAATAGGGAAGCTCGACTTCATGATAGCGAAGGGCAAGGAGGCAAACGTGTACGTCGCGCAGCCCGGGACCTCGGATATCGTAAGCGGCTCGAAATTCATAGCCATCAAATTCTTCAGGGTGGAAACCACCTCGTTCTTCAACATGCAGAATTACATAGTGGGCGACCCGAGGTTCTCCAAGATCAGGCTCACGAAAAGGAACATAGTCAAGGCCTGGTGCATGAAGGAGATGGGCAACCTCCGGATAGCGAAATCGGCAGGGATACCGTCACCTAGGCCGTACATGGCGAACGGAAGCATACTTGCAATGGAGTTCATAGGAAATGACGACGGCGTACCAGCACCGCAGCTGAAGGACGCATTCCTGGACAACCCCGGGGCGTTCCTTGACATAGTGATAGATCAGGCAAGGAAGCTGTACAGGGCAGGGCTTGTGCATGCGGATCTGAGCGAGTACAACATACTTGTGCATGAGGGCGAGCCGCATATGATAGATTTCGGCCAGGCTGTCATACTCAAGCACCCGAACGCGCAGCCGTTCCTGGAGAGGGACGTGAAAAACATGCTATCATATTTCTCGAAAAGGTATTCCATAGACATGAACCCGGAAAAGGTCCTCGAGCGAATAAAGGGATGA
- a CDS encoding DinB family protein: MDGDKIVREQLLSLLKGGNAHIRFNDAVRGFPAKHINSTLPNVPYSFWHLLEHMRITQNDILDFIENPRYRYLGWPKDYWPRKGSMATKRDWGDSIASFNSDSERLQGIVRNPKIDLYAKIPHGTGQSIAREIMLVADHTAYHLGEFVVMKRAIGEWKGK; the protein is encoded by the coding sequence ATGGATGGCGATAAAATAGTGCGCGAGCAGCTGCTGTCGCTCCTTAAGGGAGGCAATGCGCACATAAGGTTCAACGACGCGGTAAGGGGCTTTCCCGCCAAGCACATAAACTCGACGCTTCCCAACGTCCCCTACTCCTTCTGGCACCTGCTGGAGCACATGAGGATAACGCAGAATGACATACTCGATTTCATAGAGAACCCAAGGTACAGGTATCTTGGCTGGCCGAAGGACTACTGGCCAAGAAAAGGTTCAATGGCAACGAAAAGGGACTGGGGCGATTCCATAGCCTCATTCAACAGCGATTCGGAAAGACTGCAGGGGATAGTGCGCAATCCGAAAATTGATCTTTACGCCAAGATTCCGCACGGGACAGGCCAGAGCATCGCAAGGGAGATAATGCTTGTCGCGGACCATACCGCTTACCATCTTGGCGAGTTCGTAGTAATGAAAAGGGCCATAGGGGAGTGGAAGGGGAAATAG
- the thiI gene encoding tRNA 4-thiouridine(8) synthase ThiI — protein MNEYEGILIHFGEIWLKGRNRSSFVNSLYDNVRLALSGESYSELRHMRDRFFLVFDSSSDRKSIEGKLSMVFGISRFSPVITCGNDLDSMVDAANRMLKRADKVRIVPHRSVKSLSFDSSDVVSHFIKNTKRLKFKIDKDARKDLYINATKNVAFLYTERIGGANGLPVGSSGSAVVLFSGGIDSPVASFYAMKRGLRPIYMHVHAFPDNGDERLSKIKSLGRILSSYSNDYKLCLMPGHVFQSAALKTPRKYELVLFKLFLYRIAEEIAKKEGAGCIVSGESLGQVASQTVGNLTSSQYGIKRLIIRPLIGFDKQEIINVAKRIGTYEESIKKYKDVCSIAARSPATSSEYLKIRELWKKASMDSAVRMTLRKMSVSG, from the coding sequence ATGAATGAATACGAAGGCATACTCATACATTTCGGCGAGATATGGCTCAAGGGGAGGAACAGGAGCTCGTTCGTAAATAGTCTTTACGACAACGTAAGGCTAGCCCTGAGCGGCGAGAGCTATTCGGAGCTCAGGCACATGAGGGACAGGTTCTTCCTGGTCTTCGATAGTAGTTCCGACCGGAAATCGATAGAGGGAAAGCTATCAATGGTTTTCGGCATAAGCAGGTTCTCCCCTGTCATAACGTGCGGCAACGACCTCGATTCCATGGTCGATGCGGCAAACAGGATGCTGAAAAGGGCGGACAAGGTAAGGATAGTGCCGCACAGGTCGGTGAAGAGCCTGAGCTTCGATTCCTCCGATGTGGTAAGCCATTTCATAAAAAACACCAAGAGACTAAAATTCAAGATAGACAAGGATGCGAGGAAGGACCTCTACATAAATGCAACGAAGAATGTCGCATTCCTTTACACCGAAAGGATCGGCGGAGCTAACGGGCTCCCGGTCGGGTCGTCGGGCAGCGCGGTAGTCCTATTTTCAGGGGGCATAGACTCTCCGGTGGCATCCTTCTACGCGATGAAGAGGGGCCTCAGGCCGATATATATGCACGTGCACGCATTCCCGGACAACGGCGACGAGAGGCTATCGAAAATAAAGAGCCTAGGCAGGATACTTTCATCCTATTCGAATGATTACAAGCTCTGCCTGATGCCAGGGCACGTGTTCCAGTCTGCTGCCCTGAAGACACCTAGGAAATACGAGCTTGTCCTATTCAAGCTGTTCCTGTACAGGATTGCGGAGGAGATAGCGAAGAAGGAGGGAGCCGGATGCATCGTAAGCGGGGAGAGCCTGGGCCAGGTCGCGTCCCAAACTGTCGGAAACCTCACATCGTCGCAGTACGGCATAAAGCGCCTCATAATCAGGCCGCTCATAGGATTCGACAAGCAGGAGATAATAAACGTAGCAAAGAGGATAGGCACCTACGAGGAATCGATAAAAAAATACAAGGACGTGTGCTCAATAGCTGCAAGGAGCCCAGCAACCAGCAGCGAATACCTGAAGATAAGGGAGCTTTGGAAAAAGGCATCGATGGATTCAGCGGTTAGGATGACGCTCAGGAAAATGTCAGTCTCTGGATGA
- a CDS encoding protein translocase SEC61 complex subunit gamma gives MNLDIAGSFRKFIGNSKHVMSVSYKPNRDEFNKAAKLIIFGILLIGAMGFVLALAISIIITGSLSLI, from the coding sequence ATGAATCTTGACATAGCTGGATCCTTCAGGAAGTTCATAGGCAATTCCAAGCACGTGATGAGCGTAAGCTACAAGCCCAACAGGGACGAGTTCAACAAGGCAGCAAAGCTGATAATATTCGGCATACTGCTCATAGGCGCAATGGGCTTCGTGCTTGCGCTTGCAATATCGATAATAATAACCGGATCGCTGTCACTTATATAG
- a CDS encoding DUF814 domain-containing protein: MEIEIDFTKSAQENANEYYKRSKKLALKKEGAEKAIVELQEKLSAARSDSSKKRQERLVLKVVKREWYEKFHWFFTSSGMLAIGGRDAHQNEALNSKHFEEKDLFFHADVFGADVVILKGGAASDRQVREEAAQFAASYSSAWRDGMRTADVYAMRREQVSKSSSKGSLGTGSFLLSGERDWYRGVQLSLVLFVEGERMHAVPELTFKRLGKDKVTHAKVTQGNYRKSEAAKKIAAKLGYMDIDSVMRCLPAGSFRIE, from the coding sequence ATGGAGATAGAAATTGATTTCACCAAGTCCGCACAGGAGAACGCGAACGAATACTACAAGAGGTCCAAGAAGCTTGCGCTGAAGAAGGAGGGCGCGGAGAAGGCTATAGTAGAGCTCCAGGAGAAACTCTCGGCCGCAAGGTCCGACTCATCCAAGAAAAGGCAGGAGCGCCTGGTACTGAAAGTGGTAAAGAGGGAGTGGTACGAGAAGTTCCACTGGTTCTTCACCAGCAGCGGCATGCTTGCGATAGGCGGAAGGGACGCCCACCAGAACGAGGCGCTGAACTCCAAGCATTTCGAGGAGAAGGACCTGTTCTTCCATGCGGATGTCTTCGGGGCCGATGTCGTAATACTCAAGGGCGGGGCAGCCTCAGACAGGCAGGTCAGGGAGGAGGCCGCGCAGTTCGCCGCATCATATTCAAGCGCATGGAGGGACGGGATGCGCACCGCTGATGTATATGCGATGAGGCGCGAGCAGGTGAGCAAGTCGAGCAGCAAGGGATCCCTTGGCACAGGGAGCTTCCTTCTCAGCGGGGAGCGCGACTGGTACAGGGGGGTCCAGCTGTCGCTCGTTCTTTTCGTGGAAGGCGAGCGCATGCATGCGGTGCCTGAGTTAACATTTAAAAGGCTGGGCAAAGATAAGGTAACGCACGCGAAGGTAACGCAGGGCAACTACAGGAAATCCGAGGCCGCCAAGAAGATAGCCGCCAAATTGGGCTACATGGACATAGACTCGGTGATGAGGTGCCTTCCTGCAGGGAGCTTCAGGATAGAGTGA
- a CDS encoding amino acid permease, which yields MAGDDKNKVSVAVATAVGLGAIIGAGIYVLSGTAVALAGADALIAFVIVGIVAFIVALELGELGSLMPYVKGASYSYTYNALGSQLGFITGMLRYMALATSISAISLGFGSYLSSFLGIPIAAYSIPFAIILIAVLSLVNMLGVKKAAQTDFGLVIIKITILLIFIGFAIFMAATRVHIGPSNFSFDISRGGAAGIFAASVVVFFAYSGFQSISTITDKIKNGSSGYVKAIIAAVIISIIVYALVVFALLLMMPAASYKIAADPLSFALKSTGAPVWLFSVVDIGALVATASATIAMILSSSRSLYQMSTDRLLPKFLRKYDKKNDIATNGIIVSAIIGVAMLFSGNIYIIASIANFGLMFDYLLIGFDVIHFRRIGSNAPFKMPLYPYLPIIGIIAILVFFTGMPKIALVVGVIMILSLIVVYYSLREAREKKVIRIKLFD from the coding sequence ATGGCAGGCGATGATAAAAACAAGGTCAGTGTCGCAGTTGCAACAGCTGTGGGCCTAGGCGCGATAATAGGCGCTGGGATATACGTCCTGAGCGGCACCGCCGTCGCGCTTGCCGGGGCCGACGCGCTGATAGCATTTGTCATAGTCGGAATCGTTGCGTTCATAGTCGCCCTGGAGCTGGGGGAGCTCGGCTCGCTCATGCCCTACGTAAAGGGCGCATCCTATTCATATACGTACAACGCCCTAGGAAGCCAGCTCGGTTTCATAACCGGGATGCTGCGCTACATGGCGCTTGCGACGTCCATATCTGCGATATCGCTCGGGTTCGGATCCTATCTGTCAAGCTTTCTAGGAATCCCGATAGCTGCATATTCCATACCATTCGCGATAATACTCATAGCTGTCCTATCGCTGGTCAACATGCTCGGCGTCAAGAAGGCGGCGCAGACGGACTTCGGGCTCGTGATAATAAAGATAACAATACTCCTCATATTCATAGGGTTCGCGATATTCATGGCCGCGACAAGGGTGCACATAGGGCCGTCCAACTTCAGCTTTGACATATCAAGGGGCGGTGCCGCCGGGATATTCGCCGCAAGCGTTGTGGTGTTCTTCGCGTATTCAGGGTTCCAGTCCATATCCACGATAACGGACAAGATAAAGAACGGCTCATCCGGTTACGTGAAGGCGATAATAGCCGCGGTGATAATAAGCATAATAGTGTATGCGCTCGTCGTGTTCGCGCTATTGCTGATGATGCCTGCAGCTTCCTACAAGATAGCAGCTGATCCGCTGTCGTTCGCGCTCAAGAGCACCGGCGCCCCTGTATGGCTGTTCAGCGTAGTCGACATAGGCGCGCTAGTGGCCACAGCATCGGCAACCATAGCAATGATACTCAGCTCATCGAGGTCGCTGTACCAGATGAGCACCGACAGGCTGCTTCCGAAATTCCTGAGGAAATACGACAAAAAGAACGACATCGCAACTAACGGCATCATAGTATCCGCAATAATAGGTGTGGCGATGCTCTTCTCAGGCAACATATACATAATCGCCTCGATAGCCAACTTCGGCCTCATGTTCGATTACCTGCTTATAGGGTTCGACGTGATACATTTCAGGAGGATAGGGAGCAATGCTCCGTTCAAGATGCCGCTGTATCCCTACCTCCCGATCATAGGCATAATAGCGATACTTGTGTTCTTCACCGGAATGCCGAAGATAGCGCTTGTAGTTGGCGTGATAATGATACTCTCCCTGATAGTCGTGTACTATTCGCTCAGGGAGGCAAGGGAGAAGAAAGTGATAAGGATAAAGCTGTTCGACTAG
- the ychF gene encoding YchF-related putative GTPase has translation MLIGIVGAPNKGKSTLFSALTLNDVGIADYPFTTIDPNKGITYATSKCPETELGTRCGARNSLCQNGIRHIPVNVVDVAGLVEGAHLGKGMGNQFLNDLAASDALMLVVDASGKTDPGGNPCESCDASPEIRMVKGEIADWIASIVKRHMPQISRRQDGINALSEALTGLKVNRDEIKFAIESNGIADARISWSDEDTKKFADKLLEISKPMLIVANKCDVKGSEGEVSILKSSFGEANVVAVSAAIELALRKAEKQHMIERAPGSKEIKILSPSMTKEQTDALGYMQDFIRKSDASAQGLVNHVVFNLLDDIVVYPVEDENKYTDHFGNVLPDALLMRKGSTALDLAARIHTDIAKNMLYAVDARSKMRLGKDYELKHNDVIRIVSAAR, from the coding sequence ATGCTCATAGGAATAGTAGGCGCCCCGAACAAGGGCAAAAGCACGCTGTTTTCCGCGCTCACGCTTAACGACGTGGGCATAGCGGATTACCCGTTCACCACAATAGATCCCAACAAGGGGATAACATACGCCACGAGCAAGTGCCCGGAAACTGAGCTAGGGACAAGGTGCGGCGCAAGGAACTCCCTGTGCCAGAACGGCATAAGGCACATACCTGTTAACGTGGTCGATGTAGCTGGGCTCGTAGAGGGCGCCCACCTAGGCAAGGGCATGGGCAACCAGTTCCTCAACGACCTTGCGGCCTCCGACGCGCTGATGCTCGTGGTTGATGCGAGCGGCAAAACGGATCCAGGCGGTAACCCGTGCGAGTCGTGCGACGCATCGCCGGAAATAAGAATGGTCAAGGGGGAGATCGCTGACTGGATTGCATCGATAGTGAAAAGGCACATGCCGCAGATTTCGAGGAGACAGGACGGGATAAATGCGCTTTCCGAGGCGCTCACCGGTCTGAAGGTCAACAGGGACGAGATAAAATTCGCCATAGAGTCAAACGGTATCGCAGATGCAAGGATTTCATGGAGCGACGAAGACACGAAGAAATTCGCCGACAAGCTCCTTGAAATAAGCAAGCCCATGCTGATAGTCGCAAACAAGTGCGACGTAAAGGGCTCGGAGGGGGAGGTAAGCATACTGAAATCGAGCTTCGGGGAGGCCAATGTGGTCGCAGTTTCAGCCGCGATAGAGCTCGCATTGAGGAAGGCGGAGAAGCAGCACATGATAGAGCGAGCCCCGGGCTCAAAGGAAATAAAAATACTCAGTCCAAGCATGACAAAGGAGCAAACCGACGCACTGGGCTACATGCAGGACTTCATAAGGAAAAGCGATGCAAGCGCTCAGGGGCTCGTCAACCACGTCGTGTTCAATCTGCTCGATGACATAGTCGTATATCCCGTAGAGGATGAAAACAAATATACGGACCATTTCGGGAACGTGCTGCCGGATGCGCTCCTGATGAGGAAGGGCTCAACCGCCCTGGACCTCGCTGCTAGGATACACACCGACATAGCCAAGAATATGCTGTATGCGGTCGATGCGAGGAGCAAGATGCGCCTTGGCAAGGACTACGAGCTCAAGCACAACGACGTGATAAGGATAGTCAGCGCTGCAAGATGA
- a CDS encoding preprotein translocase subunit Sec61beta: MADLYTPQSSAGIQSFYDAPTKGPKVNPKLLLAIVIIFTIAILVADHFLY; this comes from the coding sequence ATGGCAGACTTGTACACGCCCCAAAGCTCCGCGGGCATACAGAGCTTCTACGACGCACCGACCAAAGGGCCGAAGGTAAACCCGAAGCTGCTGCTTGCGATAGTCATAATATTCACCATAGCCATACTCGTGGCGGACCATTTCCTTTATTGA
- a CDS encoding cytochrome C biogenesis protein, protein MRKQDIIFLNSVFFVLGFTIVFSIIGILFQTILLHVGHTAMYVVRDIGGAVIIFFGILMIASTRYIIPFFSAEHKISVRRFSNSYLTSIVFGIAFALGWTPCVGAILGSIYALAASSPGLSFLLLLAYSIGLGIPFLIFGAFISKLSGFLKRIRLFLKYFSIISGLFLMALGILVITGYIGLISVFLVGPNGPMSLSNQLNFLLAIVAGVLTFLSPCILPLLPAYFSYMAGTASETVRK, encoded by the coding sequence ATGCGCAAACAGGATATAATATTCCTCAACTCCGTGTTCTTCGTCCTTGGCTTTACTATCGTCTTTTCAATCATCGGCATACTGTTCCAGACGATTTTGCTGCATGTGGGGCACACAGCGATGTACGTAGTCAGGGACATAGGCGGCGCGGTGATAATATTCTTCGGGATATTGATGATAGCCTCTACGCGGTACATAATACCCTTCTTTTCGGCAGAGCATAAAATCAGCGTGAGGAGATTCAGCAACAGCTACCTGACGTCGATAGTATTCGGGATTGCGTTCGCGCTGGGGTGGACGCCGTGCGTCGGCGCCATACTCGGCTCCATATACGCATTGGCCGCATCATCCCCGGGCCTGAGTTTCCTGCTTCTGCTCGCATACTCCATCGGGCTAGGAATACCATTCCTTATATTCGGGGCCTTCATATCCAAATTGTCAGGCTTCCTCAAAAGAATACGACTCTTCCTGAAGTACTTCAGCATCATAAGCGGCCTTTTCCTGATGGCGCTAGGCATCCTCGTAATCACTGGTTATATAGGCCTGATCTCTGTATTCCTTGTGGGTCCAAACGGCCCGATGTCCCTCAGCAACCAGCTCAATTTCCTGCTCGCGATTGTTGCCGGAGTGCTTACATTCCTTTCCCCGTGCATACTGCCGCTTCTTCCGGCATATTTCTCCTATATGGCAGGTACAGCATCCGAAACGGTGAGAAAATAA
- a CDS encoding GNAT family N-acetyltransferase, translated as MALKIRNMRKSDINAVYKMAVKARELQSSSLGRWYPKIALNVWLKSKGDDLLLVAEENRKVVGFLLCYVHYKRWSLLDSMVVDPMHRRKGIATALINGASKRLKKLGVVYAQGLVRTNNSRTLKMMKKLGFNRGYDFYIVDKVFYG; from the coding sequence GTGGCGCTAAAAATAAGGAATATGCGGAAAAGCGACATAAACGCAGTATATAAAATGGCCGTAAAGGCAAGGGAGCTGCAGTCTTCCTCGCTTGGCAGGTGGTACCCGAAGATTGCATTGAATGTGTGGCTCAAATCAAAGGGCGACGACCTGCTGCTCGTTGCGGAAGAAAACAGGAAAGTCGTTGGATTTCTCCTGTGCTACGTGCACTACAAGCGCTGGTCGCTGCTTGACAGCATGGTTGTGGATCCTATGCACAGGAGGAAGGGCATAGCGACAGCATTGATAAACGGCGCAAGCAAAAGGCTGAAGAAACTCGGGGTGGTGTATGCACAGGGCCTTGTGCGCACAAACAACAGCAGGACATTGAAGATGATGAAGAAACTCGGGTTCAATAGGGGGTACGACTTCTATATAGTCGATAAAGTATTCTATGGGTAA